In Delphinus delphis chromosome 11, mDelDel1.2, whole genome shotgun sequence, one genomic interval encodes:
- the PHETA2 gene encoding sesquipedalian-2 — MRAMKLNERSVAHYALSNSPADHAGFLRTWGGAGTPPTPSGTGRRCWFVLKGNLLFSFESREGRAPLSLVVLEGCTVELAEAPVPEEFAFAIRFDAPGVRPHLLAADGPAAQEAWVKALSRASFGYMRLVVRELESQLHDARHSLDLHRHSSWKAIPSRCKPQASDHWSPGLENGYSLSRDCSPMALVEEGGSRPAGRGLAEWELQGPASLLLGRGQSPVSPETSCFSTLHDWYGQEIMELRRVWLQSAQGSQPECEERDRP, encoded by the coding sequence ATGCGAGCCATGAAGCTGAACGAGAGGAGTGTGGCCCACTACGCCCTGAGCAACTCCCCAGCAGACCACGCAGGCTTCCTGCGCACTTGGGGGGGCGCAGGGACTCCACCCACCCCCAGTGGCACTGGCCGAAGGTGCTGGTTTGTCCTTAAAGGCAACCTGCTGTTCTCCTTTGAGAGTCGAGAGGGCCGGGCCCCACTGAGCCTAGTGGTGCTGGAGGGCTGCACAGTGGAGTTGGCTGAGGCTCCCGTGCCTGAAGAGTTTGCCTTTGCCATCCGCTTCGACGCCCCTGGAGTGCGCCCACACCTGCTCGCGGCAGATGGGCCAGCTGCCCAGGAGGCCTGGGTGAAGGCACTGTCCAGGGCAAGCTTTGGCTACATGCGCCTGGTGGTGCGTGAGCTGGAGAGCCAGTTGCATGATGCCCGCCACAGCCTGGACCTGCATCGCCACTCATCCTGGAAGGCCATTCCCAGCCGCTGTAAGCCCCAGGCTTCTGACCACTGGTCTCCTGGCCTGGAGAATGGTTACTCCCTCTCCAGAGATTGCAGCCCTATGGCCTTGGTGGAAGAAGGGGGCAGCAGGCCAGCAGGGCGGGGCTTGGCCGAGTGGGAGTTGCAGGGCCCTGCCAGCCTCCTCCTAGGCAGGGGGCAGAGCCCCGTGTCCCCTGAGACTTCCTGCTTCTCTACTCTACATGACTGGTATGGCCAGGAGATTATGGAGCTGAGGCGGGTGTGGCTGCAGAGTGCCCAGGGGAGCCAGCCAGAATGTGAGGAACGGGATAGGCCCTGA
- the SMDT1 gene encoding essential MCU regulator, mitochondrial — MASGASRWLALAPVGFGAFRSGLSLGKGGDVSAGRGGLVRSLVPSRSVIVTRSGAILPKPVKMSFGLLRVFSIVIPFLYVGTLISKNFAALLEEHDIFVPEDDDDDD, encoded by the exons ATGGCGTCCGGAGCGAGTCGCTGGCTGGCGTTGGCACCCGTCGGATTTGGGGCTTTCCGGAGCGGGCTGAGCCTGGGGAAAGGTGGCGATGTCTCCGCCGGACGGGGCGGCTTAGTTCGGAGTCTGGTACCATCGAGGTCAGTCATCGTTACTCGCAGCGGCGCCATTTTGCCCAAACCGGTGAAA ATGTCCTTCGGCCTTCTCCGTGTGTTCTCCATTGTGATCCCCTTTCTCTATGTCGGGACGCTAATTAGCAAGAACTTTGCTGCTCTACTTGAGGAGCATGATATTTTTGTTCcagaggatgatgatgatgacgactaA